One part of the Coturnix japonica isolate 7356 chromosome 24, Coturnix japonica 2.1, whole genome shotgun sequence genome encodes these proteins:
- the PRDM10 gene encoding PR domain zinc finger protein 10 isoform X7: MEAVDGSDPLAPLENQMERMETKEEDDEDEDDDEEGEDTDMDEWDPDPPRPFDPNDLWCEECNNAHPSVCPKHGPLHPIPNRPVLTKARASLPLVLYIDRFLGGVFSKRRIPKRTQFGPVEGPLVRQTELKDCYIHLKVSLDKGDRKDRDLQEDLWFELSSEALCNWMMFVRPAQNHLEQNLVAYQYGHHIYYTTIKNVEPKQELKVWYAASYAEFVNQKIHDISEEERKVLREQEKNWPCYECNRRFMSSEQLQQHLNSHDEKLDFFSRARGRGRGRGKRRFGPGRRPGRPPKFMRMEVTIENGEKSEEGTQDLLHFSSKGQFDEARQATLNGLEQQEQTPVPSETQSTLEQQSENHPLQIQPQHDESAVPTQSTMTADDMRRAKRIRLELQNAALQHLFIRKSFRPFKCLQCGKAFREKDKLDQHLRFHGREGNCPLTCDICNKGFINSGSLESHMKFHMDQKTYSCIFCPESFDRLDLLKDHVAIHIIDGYFTCPTCKKRFPDFIQVKKHVRSFHSEKIYQCTECDKAFCRPDKLRLHMLRHSDRKDFLCSTCGKQFKRKDKLREHMQRMHNPEREAKKADRISRSKTFKPRIASTDYESFMFKCRLCMMGFRRRGMLVNHLSKRHPDMKIEEVPELTLPIIKPNRDYFCQYCDKVYKSASKRKAHILKNHPGAELPPSIRKLRPAGPGEPDPMLSTHTQLTGTIATPPVCCPHCSKQYSSKTKMVQHIRKKHPEFAQLPNTIHAPLATAVISSTPAVLTTDSTTGETVVTTDLLTQAMTELSQTLTTDYRTPQGDYQRIQYIPVSQSTTGLQQPQHIQLQVVQVAQATSPHQSQHSTVDVGQLHDPQTYTQHAIQVQHIQVTEPSPTAQSSSQVGGQPLSPSSQQSQQELSPSQMQTAASTQNQALQQQQGSSVQHTYLPSTWNSFRSYSSEIQMMTIPQGQYVITETAVGTPVTTVNTGQVKAVTQTHYVISEGQPDLDVKQNSSLSSEVQVGVSQPPTHTDTLESQTSNQQQTTQYIITTTTNGNGGSEVHITKPRTFSAEHE, translated from the exons ATGGAGGCAGTGGATGGTTCTGACCCTTTAGCACCGCTGGAGAATCAGATGGAAAGGAtggaaacaaaagaggaagacgatgaggatgaagatgatgatgaagaaggGGAAGACACTGACATGGATGAATGGGATCCAGATCCACCCCGACCATTTGATCCCAATGATCTGT GGTGTGAAGAGTGTAATAATGCACATCCCTCCGTGTGTCCAAAACATGGACCTTTGCATCCAATCCCAAACAGGCCTGTGTTGACCAAGGCAAGAGCCAGCCTCCCCTTGGTGCTCTACATAGACAGGTTTTTGGGAGGTGTCTTCTCCAAAAGGCGTATCCCCAAACGCACACAGTTTGGACCTGTAGAAGGACCCCTGGTTAGACAAACTGAGCTCAAAGACTGCTATATCCATTTGAAG GTGTCTCTTGATAAGGGtgacagaaaagacagagatttGCAGGAGGATCTGTGGTTTGAACTTTCTAGTGAGGCTCTTTGTAACTGGATGATGTTTGTGCGTCCAGCTCAAAACCATTTGGAGCAGAACCTGGTTGCGTATCAATATGGCCACCATATTTATTACACAACCATTAAAAACGTGGAGCCCAAGCAGGAGCTCAAG GTGTGGTACGCTGCCTCTTACGCAGAGTTTGTGAACCAGAAGATCCATGACATATCTGAGGAGGAACGGAAAG TTCTCAGAGAGCAAGAGAAGAACTGGCCGTGTTATGAGTGCAACCGTCGTTTcatgagctcagagcagctccagcagcacctcaaCTCCCATGATGAGAAGCTGGACTTCTTCAGCAG AGCCAGAGGCAGAGGTCGTGGGCGAGGAAAAAGGAGGTTTGGACCAGGCAGGCGCCCGGGACGCCCTCCCAAATTCATGCGTATGGAAGTAACCattgaaaatggagaaaagagtGAAGAAGGGACACAG GACTTGCTGCATTTTTCCAGCAAGGGGCAGTTTGATGAGGCCAGACAAGCGACACTGAatgggctggagcagcaggaacaaacTCCAGTGCCATCAGAGACACAGTCAACACTGGAACAGCAGTCAGAAAACCACCCGCTACAAATCCAGCCCCAGCATGATGAGAGCGCGGTGCCTACGCAGAGCACCATGACAGCAGATGACATGAGGCGAGCAAAGCGTATCAGG ctggagctgcag AACGCAGCTCTTCAGCACTTGTTCATAAGGAAATCCTTCCGCCCATTTAAATGCCTTCAGTGTGGGAAGGCGTTCCGGGAAAAGGACAAACTGGATCAGCATCTGCGGTTTCATGGCCGGGAAGGGAACTGCCCTTTGACTTGTGACATTTGCAACAAGGGTTTTATCAACAGCGGTTCTCTTGAGAGCCACATGAAGTTCCACATGGACCAGAAAACATACTCCTGCATTTTCTGTCCTGAGTCCTTTGACCGCTTGGATTTACTCAAAGATCACGTGGCCATCCATATCATTGATGGCTATTTCACCTGTCCTACCTGCAAAAAGCGCTTTCCAGACTTTATCCAG GTCAAGAAACACGTACGCAGTTTCCATTCAGAAAAGATTTATCAGTGCACAGAGTGTGACAAAGCTTTCTGCCGCCCTGACAAGCTGCGGCTCCATATGTTACGACACTCGGACCGCAAAGACTTCCTGTGCTCCACGTGTGGCAAACAGTTCAAG AGGAAAGACAAATTGCGAGAGCACATGCAGAGGATGCACAACCCAGAGAGGGAGGCCAAGAAAGCCGACCGGATCAGCCGCTCAAAGACTTTCAAGCCTCGGATCGCTTCCACTGACTATGAAAGCTTCATGTTCAAGTGCCGGCTGTGCATGATGGGCTTCCGCCGGAGGGGGATGTTG GTGAATCATTTGTCAAAGAGACATCCAGACATGAAAATAGAAGAGGTGCCAGAGCTCACGTTGCCCATCATCAAACCCAACAGAGATTATTTCTGTCAGTACTGTGATAAG GTGTACAAGAGTGCCAGCAAACGCAAAGCACATATCCTGAAGAACCACCCTGGTGCTGAGCTACCTCCAAGCATCCGGAAACTGCGCCCTGCAGGCCCAGGAGAGCCAGATCCCATGCTGAGCACCCACACCCAGCTGACAGGCACTATAGCCACCCCTCCAGTCTGCTGTCCTCATTGTTCCAAGCAGTACAGCAGTAAG ACGAAGATGGTACAACACATCCGCAAGAAGCACCCAGAGTTTGCTCAGCTCCCTAACACTATACATGCCCCACTGGCGACAGCTGTCATCAGTTCCACTCCTGCAGTCCTCACCACTGACAGCACTACCGGAGAGACTGTTGTG ACAACAGACTTACTGACACAAGCAATGACGGAGCTATCCCAGACCCTCACAACAGACTATCGAACTCCCCAGGGGGACTACCAGCGAATTCAGTACATCCCTGTGTCTCAGTCCACAACTGGcttgcagcagcctcagcacatTCAACTGCAGGTTGTTCAAGTGGCCCAG GCTACCTCACCTCACCAGTCTCAGCACTCCACAGTGGATGTTGGACAGCTGCATGACCCCCAGACATATACCCAGCATGCCATCCAGGTGCAGCACATCCAGGTCACAGAGCCATCACCCACAGCTCAGTCGTCATCACAG GTTGGGGGTCAGCCTCTGAGTCCCTCCTCACAGCAATCACAGCAGGAACTCAGCCCCTCACAGATGCAGACAGCTGCATCTACACAAAACCAagccctccagcagcagcaaggatcTTCAGTCCAGCACACATATCTTCCCAGCACATGGAATTCATTTCGGAGTTACT CATCCGAGATTCAGATGATGACCATCCCTCAAGGCCAGTATGTCATCACAGAGACAGCTGTAGGTACACCTGTTACCACTGTCAACACAGGGCAAGTGAAAGCAGTCACTCAg ACCCACTATGTGATATCTGAAGGTCAACCTGATCTGGATGTCAAACAGAACTCATCGCTCTCCAGTGAGGTGCAGGTCGGTGTTTCCCAGCCACCAACACACACTGATACGCTGGAATCTCAAACGAGTAATCAGCAGCAAACAACCCAGTACATAATCACTACAACCACCAATGGCAACGGGGGCAGTGAAGTGCACATCACTAAACCAAGAACTTTCTCAGCAGAACACGAATGA